The genomic region CGCGCTCGTCGCCGGTGGCTACGTCGGTCGGGCCGACGGCGAGGCGCTGCTGCGCGGCTACCGCTTCCTGCGCAGCGTCGAGCACCGCCTCCAACTGCAGGCCCTGCGCCGCACCCACACCGTACCCACCGAGCCGGGCGCGCTGCGCTGGCTCGCCGCCGCGCTGGGCTTCACGGCCACGCCGGGGCGCAGCGCCGTGGAGAGCTTCCGGGCCGAATGGGTCACCCACGCTGCCGAGGTACGCAGGCTGCACGCCAAACTGCTCTACCGGCCGCTGCTGGAGTCGGTGGCCCGGGTGCCGGCCGACGGGCTGCGGCTGACCCCGGAGGCGGCGAGGAACCGGCTGGAGATCCTCGGCTTCGCCGACCCGGCCGGGGCGCTGCGTCACCTCCAGGCGCTCACCGGCGGGGTGAGCCGTACGGCAGCCATCCAGCGGACCCTGCTGCCGGTGCTGCTCAGCGAGTTCGCCGACGCGCCGGAACCGGACCGGGGGCTGCTCAACTACCGCCTGGTCTCCGACAAGCTGGGCAGCACCCCCTGGTATCTGCGGCTGCTGCGCGACGGCGGCCCGGTCGCCCGGCGGCTCGCCCGGGTCCTGGCCCTGTCCCGGTACGCCGCCGACCTGCTCGCCCGCGACCCGGAGGCACTGCGGCTGCTGGCCGAAGAGAACGAGCTGGCGCCGCGCTCCCGTGAGGTGCTCCGGGAGGGGTTCGTCGCGGCGGCGGCCCGGCACAACGACCCCGTCGAGGCGACCCGAGCGGTACGGGCGCTGCGACGGCGGGAACTGGTCCGGGTGGCCTGCGCCGACGTGCTCAGTCGGGCCGGCGCGCTCGCACCCAGCCCCACCCGTCCGGACGGCGCGAAACGCCCACCAGCCGGGCTCGCCGACATCACCGAGGTCGGCACGGCGCTTTCCGACGTCACCGACGCCACCCTCGCCGCCGCGCTGCGCGCCGCCCGGGCCAGCCAGCCGACGCCGGAAGGGCTGCGGTTCGCCGTGATCGGCATGGGACGGCTCGGCGGGTGCGAGTCGAACTACCTCTCCGACGCCGACGTGCTCTTCGTCTACGACCAACCCGCCGGCACCGGCGAGGCAGCCGCCAGAACCGCCGCACAGACGATCGCCGAGGAACTGCGCCGGCTGCTCGGCGTACCCGCACCCGACCCGCCGCTCGGCGTCGACGCCGACCTGCGCCCGGAGGGCCGGCAGGGTCCGCTGGTCCGCAGCCTCGCCGCGTACGCCCAGTACTACGCCCGCTGGTCGCGCGTGTGGGAGGCGCAGGCACTGCTGCGCGCCCGGTTCGTGTGCGGCGACGCCGACCTGGGCGCCGAGTTCGAGGCGATGATCGACCCGGTGCGGTACCCGGCCGGTGGGCTCACCCGCGAACAGATCGTCGAGATCCGCCGGATCAAGGCCCGCGTGGAGAACGAGCGACTGCCCCGGGGCGCCGACCCGGCCACCCACACGAAGCTGGGACGCGGTGCGCTCGCCGACGTGGAGTGGGCGGTACAGCTCGTCCAGCTCAGGCACGCCGGCGACGTACCGGAGCTGCGCGGCACGCGTACCCTCGATGCCCTCGCGGCGGCCGAGCGGGCCGGCCTTATCGACCCGGCGGACGCCGCGGAGATGGCCGCCGGGTGGTCCCTGGCCGCGCAGGTCCGCAACGCGCTGATGCTGGTCCGCGGCCGGGCCGGCGACCAACTGCCCCGGCACGGGGTGGAGCTGGCCGGGGTGGTGCGGCTGCTCGGCCGCGACGACCCGGGGGAGTTCCTCGACGAGTACCTGCGGGTCGGCCGCCGCTCCCGCGCCGCCACCGAACGGGTCCTCAATGCCTGATGCGGTGACCCGCCCCGCCGGGCAGCGCACCGGAAACGACCGCTCACCGCACGCGGTCTGGGCGCTGGTCACCGGGGCAGCGGTGGCACTCGCCGCCGCGTTCCTCGTCGCGCCACGGATGGGCACCGACCTCGCCGCCCAGGTGGCGCGTGCCGAGTTCGCCGACAGCTACGGTGGCGCGCCGCTGGACCTCGGTTGGTACGGCGGCGTCAACCAGTACGGGTACAGCCTGTTCACGGCCAGGTTGGGCGCACTGGTCGGGATGCGTCCGCTGGGGGCGATCGCCGCTGTGGTCGGTGCGGCGGCGCTGGGCTGGCTGTTCATCCGGAACCGGGCGCGGCGGCCGCTGCTGGCCGGCCTCCTCGGTGCCGTGGTGCTTGTCGGCAACCTGGCGAGCGGCCGGATCACCTTCGCCGTCGGGTTGGCGTTCGGGCTGCTGGCGCTGTGCGCGGTAAGCGCGGACCGTCCACCACGTCCGGTTCGGCTGGCGCTCGCGGCTGCCTGCGCTGCCCTCGCCACGGCGGCGAGCCCTGTCGCCGGCCTGTTCACCGGGCTGGCGGGCGCGGCGTTGCTGCTTGTCGCAGTGCGTCGCGGGGACGGGCCGGGGCGCCCACTGCCGGGTGGTTGGCGGGTAGAGCGACCCCTCGCCGAAGGGCTCGTCCTGGCTGTCGCGCCCGCTGTCACCCTGGCGCCGATCGCTGTCCTCTTCGGCAACGGAGGCACCCAGCCGTACTCGGCCGAATCGATGCGGATAAACGTCGCGCTCGCCGTGCTGGTGGCCGTGGTGCTGCCACGGCGGCGCCGGGTGTTGCGCGTCGGCGCGTTGCTCACCGTGCTGCTTCTGGTCGGGGCCTACTACGTGCCCAGCCCTATCGGTTCCAACGCGCTGCGACTGCCGATGCTCTTCGCGCTGCCCGTGCTTGCCGGCTACGCCGCGCTGCCGGGGCCCTGGCTGGCCGGGCTGCTCGCCGCGACAGTCTGGTGGCAGTCGCCGGTGATGACCAGCGACGTCACCCGTGCCGGCTCCCCGGAGAGCGCCCCGGCGTTCTACCGGCCGCTCGTCGCCGAACTGGAACGGCGGCAGCCCATCGGGCGGGTCGAGGTCGTGCCGCTGCGTGACCACTGGGAATCCGCGTACGTGCCACCGACAGTGCCGCTGGCCCGGGGCTGGGAACGCCAGGTGGACAGCGATCGCAACGCGCTGTTCTACGACGGCACCCTGAACGAGGCCACCTACGAGCAGTGGCTGCGCGACGAGGCGGTGACCTACGTGGCGATCGCCCCGGACGCCCCCGCCGACCGGTGGGGGCGCGACGAGGCAACGCTGATCCGCACCGGTCTGCCGTACCTGCGGGAGGTCTGGAGCGATTCGACCTGGCGCATGTACGCCGTTGTCGATCCGACGCCGCTGGTCGGAGCGCCGGGCCAACTCGTCACCGCCGACCGGGGCGCGGTCCGGCTCACCGCCACGCCCGGTGACGTGGAGGTACGGGTGCGGTGGTCCCGCTGGCTGTCGCTGACCGGCCCGGACGGCTGCGTACGGCCCGGTGCGGACGGGTGGACCGAGGTGCGCGTCCGCACCCCCGGTGACTACACGATCTCCAGCAGCCTCACGCCAACGGGCCACTGCTGACGGTGCCTGCCGTCGGGCACCTACCCGGGTGCTGGCAGCATGTCGGACGTGCCTTCCCACCTCGCGCGCTGGACCGGCCTGGCCGGCGCGACGCTGCTCGCGCTGTCCGCCTTCCTCGGCGGCGCGTTCCCCGGCGGCCCCCTGCGCAGCACCCCGGTCAGCATCTGGCAGGGCACCAACGGCCCGCTGATCCTGGCCGCCTGGCTGGTCGGCACCGGCCTCATGGCGTACGCCTGGTGGGCTCTGCGTGACGGGGGGCCGTCGACCCGCTGGGCTCTGATCACGGTGGGGCTGTGGATGCTGCCGCTGCTGATCGCACCGCCCTTCGGCAGCCGGGACGTGTACGCGTACACCTGCCAGGGCGCCAGCTTCGCCGGCGGCATCAGTCCGTACGAGCAGGGGGTCTCCGCCCTGCCCTGCCCCTGGCTGGAGACGGTTTCCCCCATCTGGCGGGACACCCCGGCGCCGTACGGACCGCTGTTCGTGCTCATCGCCGGCGCCGTCGTCAAGGCGACCGGTTCGCTTACCGCCAGCATCGTGCTGTTCCGGGCGTTGTCGCTTGTCGGCGTGGTGCTGAGCGCGTGGGCGCTGCCGGTGCTGGCGCGTCGGGCCGGCGTGCCGGCCAAGCGGGCCGTGTGGCTGGCGCTGGGCTCCCCGCTGATCGCCGCGCACCTGATCGGTGGTCCACACAACGACGTGCTGATGCTCGCCGCGCTTGTCGGTGGGCTCGCAGTGGTGGCGTCCCACCCGGGTCGGCCCGGCATGCTGCTGGTCGGCGGCCTACTGCTCGGCGTCGCCGTGGCGATCAAGAGCACCGCCGTGGTGGTGGTGCCGTTCGCCGCGCTGGCGGCCACCGCCGGACCGTACCGGATCCGCACGCTGATCCGCGACGGCGGCTGGGTGGTCGGTGGGGCGGTCGCCGCCGTCGTGGCAGTGACAGTCGCGGGCGGGCTGGACTTCGGCTGGGTCGGCGGGCTGTCCCAGGGCGGTGCCGCCGTCGCCTGGACGTCCCCGCCGACTGCCGTCGGGCAGACCATCGGCTACATCGCGGCACTGTTCGGCGGCCACGTCGACGCGCTGCCGGTGACCCGCGGGATCGCCGTCGTGCTGCTGGCCGTCCTCCTCGTCTGGCTCTGGTGGCGGGCACGAACCCGCGACCCGCTGTACTACGCCGGCCTCGCGCTCGCCGTCACTGTCGCACTCTCACCCGTGGTGCATCCCTGGTACTGGACGTGGCCGCTCTTCGTACTGGCTGCCACCGCCCGGCGTACCGGCTGGTTCGTCGTGGTCGCGCTCGTCGCGTCGTTCCTGGTGCTGCCCAACGGCATCGGGCTGCCCCGGTTTACCAAGACGGTCGGTGCGCCGCTGATGACGCTGTTGGTGATCGTGGTGGTCATCTGGTTGGTACGGTCGGCTCGGGCGGCCCGGCAGCCGGTCGCCACCGACTGAGGGAAGGTGCGCCGGTGACCGCTCCCGGTGCACCTCCGCCGTCCGACCGGCCCTCCGGGCCGCCGCCTGATCCGCCGTCGTCTGTTTCGTCGGGGGTGGCTTTGGCTGTCCGGTACGGCGGGCTGGCCGGTGCCGCTCTGCTCGCCGTGGCCGGGTATCTCGGCGGGGCGCTGCCCGACTCCCCGCTCGGCGCCACACCCGCGTCGATCTGGCGAGCCCCGGGCGGCCCCGCCACGCTGATCTGCTGGCTCGCCGGCACCGCGCTGCTGGTCGGCGCGTGGTGGTCGTTGCGCGCAGGTGCGCCGTCGACCCGCTGGGCGTACGTCACCGCCGGGCTGTGGGCACTGCCGCTGCTTGTCGCGCCGCCGCTGGGCAGCCGGGACGTCTACTCGTACGCCTGCCAGGGCTGGACGTACGCGCACGGCGTCGACCCGTACACAGTGGGGGTGGCGGCGGCGGGCTGCCCCTGGGTGGACACGGTGGCGCCGATCTGGCGGGACACCCCGGCACCGTACGGGCCGGTGTTCGTGCTGCTCGCGGCGCTCGCGGTCAGCCTCGGCGGTGGGCTCACCGGCACTGTCGTGCTGCTACGCGTGATCGCCGTGGCGGGGCTGCTGCTTGCCGCGTTCTGCCTGCCCGGGTTGGCGCGCGCAGTCGGGGTGCCGACCCGGCGGGCGGCCTGGCTGACGCTGGCCGGACCGCTGGTCGGCGTACACCTGGTGGCTGGCGCGCACAACGACGCGGTGATGCTCGGACTGCTGCTGTGCGGGCTGCTGGTGGTGGTCCGTCAACCCGGCCGGCCGTCGGCGCTGCTGTTCGCCGGGGTGCTGCTCGGGCTGGCCGTGACGGTGAAGGCCAGCGCCGTGGTGGTGGTGCCGTTCGCCGTACTGGCCGGCGTGCACGGCCGGTACACAGTGCGGGCGCTGCTGCGCGACGGTGGCTGGCTGGCCGGCGGGCTGCTCGGCGCGGTGCTGGTCACGTCTGCGTTGTCCGGCCTCGGGTTCGGCTGGGTGGGCGGGCTGACCCACAGCGGGGACTCCGAGCAGTGGACGTCGCCGCCCACAGCCGTCGGGCTGGTCGTTGACTACGCGGGCGCGCTGGTCAGCCGGGACCCCCAGGCCGTGCCGGTGGCCCGGGCGGTCGCGTTGCTGCTGCTCGCCGGAGTGCTCGTGGTGCTGTGGTGGCGGGCCTGGCAGGCGCTGCGCGGGTTGAACGACGTACGGCGGCGGGTGACCCGGATCGAGGCGGCTCGCCCCCGGGTGGCGCTGAGCGGTGCGGCGCTGGCGCTGGTCGCCACCGTGGTGCTGTCCCCGGTCTTCCACCCCTGGTACGCGACCTGGCCGCTGGCGCTGCTGGCGCTCACCGCAACACGGACGACGTGGTTCCTGGTGCCGGCCGCGGTGGCGGCGTTCCTGGCCCTGCCGGACGGCACCAACCTGGCCCGCTTCACAAAGGCCCCTGGCGCGCTGGCGATGACGGCGCTGCTCGTGGTGGTGGTCGTGCGGCGCGTACGCCCCGGCGCCCGCCCCGCCGAACACGCTCCGTGACACGCGCGCGCCGCCAAGATCGTGCAACATCCAGGATCGAGCACGATCTTCGGCGCGGGGCGTTGCAAACGGCCGGGCCGGCTCCGCGAGGTGCGGAGCCGGCCCGGCCGGTGCTGTAGCGACTACTCAGCAGTCGTAGTACATGGCGAACTCGTGCGGGGTCGGGCGCAGACGCACCGGGTCGACCTCGTTGGCGCGCTTCCAGTCGACCCAGGTGGAGATCAGGTCGGGGGTGAAGACGCCACCGTCGAGCAGGTAGTCGTGGTCGGCCTCCAGCGAGTCGAGCACGGCCGGCAGCGAGCCCGGCACCTGCTTGACGTCGCCCCACTCCTCCGGCGGGAGGTCGTAGAGGTCCTTGTCGATCGGCGTCGGCGGCTCGATCTTGCTCTTGATGCCGTCCAGGCCGGCCATCATCATCGCCGAGAAGGCGAGGTAGACGTTGGCCGACGGGTCCGGCACGCGGAACTCGACGCGCTTGGCCTTCGGGTTGCTGCCGGTCACCGGGATGCGGGTGCAGGCGGAGCGGTTGCGCTGCGAGTAGACCAGGTTGACCGGCGCCTCGAAGCCCGGCACCAGGCGACGGTACGAGTTGACCGTCGGGTTGGTGAAGGCCAGCAGCGACGGCG from Micromonospora profundi harbors:
- a CDS encoding bifunctional [glutamine synthetase] adenylyltransferase/[glutamine synthetase]-adenylyl-L-tyrosine phosphorylase; its protein translation is MSRPTRTPGRLARYGFGAAEGDGGARAADLLGPDGLRLWLPVEQEPVDERAGELLAALSRAADPDLALRQLHRIVEAEGRTTDGTESPLLAELHTDPGLRRRLIAVLGASSALGDHLVAHPEHSAALRTAPDGLAPLAEGRLEPTDGGNPVAALRTAYRLALLRIAAADLTGGRALEQTMAALSALADATLAAAYEIAVTELADGTERPRLAVVAMGKCGGGELNYVSDVDVIFVAAEDADLPAATLVATRLINICGLVAWPVDAALRPEGNRGPLVRTLASHLAYYRRWARTWEFQALLKARPAAGDLPLAQEWIDQLAPLVWRAAERPEAVEDVRAMRRRIIDHIPPKELEREIKRGPGGLRDIEFAVQLLQLVHGRGDETLRAPGTIPALRALVAGGYVGRADGEALLRGYRFLRSVEHRLQLQALRRTHTVPTEPGALRWLAAALGFTATPGRSAVESFRAEWVTHAAEVRRLHAKLLYRPLLESVARVPADGLRLTPEAARNRLEILGFADPAGALRHLQALTGGVSRTAAIQRTLLPVLLSEFADAPEPDRGLLNYRLVSDKLGSTPWYLRLLRDGGPVARRLARVLALSRYAADLLARDPEALRLLAEENELAPRSREVLREGFVAAAARHNDPVEATRAVRALRRRELVRVACADVLSRAGALAPSPTRPDGAKRPPAGLADITEVGTALSDVTDATLAAALRAARASQPTPEGLRFAVIGMGRLGGCESNYLSDADVLFVYDQPAGTGEAAARTAAQTIAEELRRLLGVPAPDPPLGVDADLRPEGRQGPLVRSLAAYAQYYARWSRVWEAQALLRARFVCGDADLGAEFEAMIDPVRYPAGGLTREQIVEIRRIKARVENERLPRGADPATHTKLGRGALADVEWAVQLVQLRHAGDVPELRGTRTLDALAAAERAGLIDPADAAEMAAGWSLAAQVRNALMLVRGRAGDQLPRHGVELAGVVRLLGRDDPGEFLDEYLRVGRRSRAATERVLNA
- the mptB gene encoding polyprenol phosphomannose-dependent alpha 1,6 mannosyltransferase MptB, whose translation is MALAVRYGGLAGAALLAVAGYLGGALPDSPLGATPASIWRAPGGPATLICWLAGTALLVGAWWSLRAGAPSTRWAYVTAGLWALPLLVAPPLGSRDVYSYACQGWTYAHGVDPYTVGVAAAGCPWVDTVAPIWRDTPAPYGPVFVLLAALAVSLGGGLTGTVVLLRVIAVAGLLLAAFCLPGLARAVGVPTRRAAWLTLAGPLVGVHLVAGAHNDAVMLGLLLCGLLVVVRQPGRPSALLFAGVLLGLAVTVKASAVVVVPFAVLAGVHGRYTVRALLRDGGWLAGGLLGAVLVTSALSGLGFGWVGGLTHSGDSEQWTSPPTAVGLVVDYAGALVSRDPQAVPVARAVALLLLAGVLVVLWWRAWQALRGLNDVRRRVTRIEAARPRVALSGAALALVATVVLSPVFHPWYATWPLALLALTATRTTWFLVPAAVAAFLALPDGTNLARFTKAPGALAMTALLVVVVVRRVRPGARPAEHAP
- the mptB gene encoding polyprenol phosphomannose-dependent alpha 1,6 mannosyltransferase MptB is translated as MPSHLARWTGLAGATLLALSAFLGGAFPGGPLRSTPVSIWQGTNGPLILAAWLVGTGLMAYAWWALRDGGPSTRWALITVGLWMLPLLIAPPFGSRDVYAYTCQGASFAGGISPYEQGVSALPCPWLETVSPIWRDTPAPYGPLFVLIAGAVVKATGSLTASIVLFRALSLVGVVLSAWALPVLARRAGVPAKRAVWLALGSPLIAAHLIGGPHNDVLMLAALVGGLAVVASHPGRPGMLLVGGLLLGVAVAIKSTAVVVVPFAALAATAGPYRIRTLIRDGGWVVGGAVAAVVAVTVAGGLDFGWVGGLSQGGAAVAWTSPPTAVGQTIGYIAALFGGHVDALPVTRGIAVVLLAVLLVWLWWRARTRDPLYYAGLALAVTVALSPVVHPWYWTWPLFVLAATARRTGWFVVVALVASFLVLPNGIGLPRFTKTVGAPLMTLLVIVVVIWLVRSARAARQPVATD